TTTTTGCAGGCCGCGGACCTGGCCTTCGATGCGGCGGAGGCGCTTGAGGATGCTTTCGACGACTTCGGGGCCTAGGTCGGTCGTATTCATAGCGCCCCCATTATATACCGGTACCCCCTATCTACATAAGGCTAAACTCAGGAAGCGTGTTCAGATCTCGTCCTTGGCCAGGTCGTTAAAGCGCACGTGCGCCGCGTGGAACTGCAGCTCCACCGTGCCTGTGGGGCCGTTGCGCTGCTTCCCGATGATGATCTCCGCGATCCCCGCCTTCTCCGAGTGGGGGTTGTAGTAGTCGTCCCGGTAGATGAAGACCACCAGGTCTGCGTCCTGCTCGATCGAGCCGGACTCCCGGAGGTCCGAGAGCATGGGGCGTTTGTTGGGGCGCTGCTCGACCGCGCGGGAGAGCTGGCTGAGCGCGATGACCGGCACGTTCAACTCACGCGCGAGCCCCTTAAGCCCCCGGGAGATCGCCGCGATCTCCTGCTGGCGGTTCTCCCCGTTCCGGCCTGTCTGCCCGCCGGACATGAGCTGCAGGTAGTCGATCACGATCAGGCCTAGCTTGTGCTGGCTCATGAGCCGGCGCGCGCGGGCCCGGAGCTCCATCAGGGTCATGTCCGGCGTGTCGTCGATATAGATCGGGGCTTCCGCCAGGCGGCCCGCGACGTCCACGAGCCGCGCGAAATCCCGGTCGGAGAGCTGCCCTTGGCGCAAGCGGTTCATGTCGATGCGCGCCTCGCTGCACAGCATGCGCGTCACGAGCTGGATCGCGGGCATCTCCAGCGAGAAGATCGCGACCGGCTGCTCCCCTCGGAGCGCGACGTTCTGCGCGATGGTCAGCGCGAACGCGGTCTTTCCCATCGAGGGGCGCGCCGCGATGATGTTGAGGGAGCCCGGGGTCAACCCCCCGATCATCTCGTCCAGGTCGCGAAACCCCGTCGCAACCCCGCTCGGCAAGCCCTGGTGCTCGTAGAGCAGGTTGATGTGCTCAAAGGTCTCGTGCACGAGCTCCTTCATCGTCTGGAACTCGTGCTGCGGCCCCTGCACCGAGACCTCGAGGATCTTCTTCCCTGCCGCGTCTAGGATCTCGTCCAGGCTGCCGGCCTCGTCGTAGGCCAGGCGCATCACCTCGCCCGCCGCGGCGATCAAACGGCGCAGGGTGGCCTTCTCCGCCACGATGCGGGCGTAGTGCTCCGCGTACGCCGCGGTCGGCGTGCTCTCCGAGAGCCCCACCAGGTAAGTGACGCCGCCCACCGCCTCGAGCTCCCCCCGGCTGCGGAGCTCCTCGGTGAGCGTGACCAGGTCCACCGGTTCGTTGCGCGCGGCGAGGGCCTCGATGGCCGTCCAGATCTTGCGGTGGGCCTCCTTATAGAAGGA
This region of Marinithermus hydrothermalis DSM 14884 genomic DNA includes:
- the dnaB gene encoding replicative DNA helicase; this translates as MEGRVPPHNLEAETSVLGAVLLDNEILNRLEGVITANSFYKEAHRKIWTAIEALAARNEPVDLVTLTEELRSRGELEAVGGVTYLVGLSESTPTAAYAEHYARIVAEKATLRRLIAAAGEVMRLAYDEAGSLDEILDAAGKKILEVSVQGPQHEFQTMKELVHETFEHINLLYEHQGLPSGVATGFRDLDEMIGGLTPGSLNIIAARPSMGKTAFALTIAQNVALRGEQPVAIFSLEMPAIQLVTRMLCSEARIDMNRLRQGQLSDRDFARLVDVAGRLAEAPIYIDDTPDMTLMELRARARRLMSQHKLGLIVIDYLQLMSGGQTGRNGENRQQEIAAISRGLKGLARELNVPVIALSQLSRAVEQRPNKRPMLSDLRESGSIEQDADLVVFIYRDDYYNPHSEKAGIAEIIIGKQRNGPTGTVELQFHAAHVRFNDLAKDEI